From the Paenibacillus sp. MMS20-IR301 genome, the window TCCCGCAGCTTGGCAGCGTTGCTGTACAGATTATGGGGAGCCTTGCGCTCCTTATCCCGCCAGAAATAGGCTCCGGCACGGCCGATCTCGTCCATATCCTCCTTCTTCTGCTTCTGCAGTATGGCATAAGCCGCCGGACTGCCGCCGGCATGAACAGTCACGGCGCCATAGCTCTCGCCGATATCGAGAAGATAAGGGCGGATGCTGCGGATCGGACCGATCTTCACCACTCCCGTGTGGCTCTGGAAGATACCGATTAACCGGGTAATTCCGCCTTCAGCCAGTACCTCATACAGAATATCCGCTTCGCTGATGCCTGACTGCGGCCGGGCCGCCGGGGCATTATTGATCATGACCGCAAGCGGCCGGGGCAGGCTGCCTTCCGCAGGGGGAAGGCCTGTCAGCCCGGACACAGCCTCAGCTGCCGGAGTAACAGTCGGTGAAGGCACTGCCTCCGCCGTCGGCTGCGGATCTGCTGCCGGAGTTGCAGTAGGCACAGGCATGTCCGCCACATTCTCTGCCCCGCAGGCAGACAGCAGCGCAGCGGCAAGGACAATCGCATATATCGGTCGGAATGAGGAGCGGTTCATGGTCATAGGTTCCCCCTAAAAGTATGGTTGGTCCTTCCATTTAATCACAGGCGGCACAGTTTGTCTTGATCTTCCCCGGAAATTGCGCAGGTTCGGGAGTAATTCTCAGCATGCATGAAAAAAAAGGATACAGCCGCACTAACCGGCTGTATCCTGCATTATTAGTCTATTAGTCGGCCATCCAGCAGTTCAGGCTAAGCGTACCGTATTGATAGGCCTGAATCATCCGCTGTGCCTTTCTTCCTTCATGGGCAGTCCCCATGATATAGAAGAGCGGTACGAAATGTTCCCTGCCGTACGTAGGAACGGCCTCCCTTGCATGCGGTGCCAGCTTCTCGAAGGCGAACAGCGAGGCAATATCCCAGGCTGTAAGCTTCTCCTCAATCCAGGCATCGAAATCAAGCGCCCACCGCTCGGGCTGGTCATCCTGCTTCAGCAGCCTGAGATTATGGACAAGTCCGCCGCTGCCAAGCAGCAGGATGCCTTCCTCTCGCAGCGGAGCCAGCATCCGCCCGATATTATACTGCTCTTCCGGAGAACGGAGGGAATCGACGGATAACGCGACGACCGGAATGTCGGCCTGCGGGAACATTTTCTGCAGAATGACCCAGACTCCGTGGTCAAGGCCGCGGCCGAGCACGGGCTGAGAGGGAAGATTATGATCCTTGAAAAGGGCGGAAATCCGGCTGCTGAGAGCGGGATCACCCGGAGCCGGGTAGCTCTGCTTATACATCTCTTCAGGGAAACCGTAGAAATCATGCTGTGCTTCATGTTGAGCGTCTACAGTGAGTAATTGCTGCGGGCTGTCCCAATGGGCCGAGAACACTACAATGCCGCGGGGCTTCCCCAGGTCAGAACCCAGCCGCGCAAGGAAACGCGTATATTCGTTATCCTCAAGCGCGAGCAGCGGGGAACCATGTGCAATAAAAAAAGCCGGTAATTTCATAGGGTGAGAGCCTCCCTAACCCAGTATATGGTCTGCCCCTTTATTTTACCGCTTATTCCCGGGTATTGCACGCACTGGGATTCACCTATATCATCCAGTTCTGCCATTCCTCCTGCAGATGCTCCTGCTGGTTCATCCACTCCCGGGTGCGCTTCAGCACCTGCTCCTGTGCCGCCCCGGAGGAGAAGGTATGATCCCCCTGGAAAATAATCTCCTTGTCGCAGCGCCCCTCAGGCCGCGTCCAGAACAGCTTCTGGTAGAGGAAGGCGTAGTCCACAGGAATCACATCATCGGAGGTACCGTGGATGACCAGCACATCACCGCCGAACTTCCCTGCCTCCTGGAACGGCTGGAATGCCGCAAGGGAATTGAAATAGACCGGAGTAAATGAATAGCCCGCATAATCCGCTGCGCCGCTCTTCACTGAACGGTCGTAGGCTTCCCTTCCGACAATCTTTACGATATCATTAAACGGATAACCGACCGCAGACCACAGGACAAGATTCTTCACCCGCCGGTCACGGATGCCGGCCAGCAGTGCCACCGCACCACCAAGGCTGTGTCCGATCAGCGTTACACGCTGCGGATCCACATCGGCTGAGCTGATTCCGTAATCAAGCACCGCCCGGGTCTGCTCAATCATCGACTCCATATCCTGGCTTCCATAATTGCCGCTGCTCTCCCCGCAGCCGATATAGTCAAAGCGGATGACCATATAGCCGTCCTGCGCAAGCTCCCGGGCTGCCTTCACAAAGATCCGGTCTACACCAATCCGGCTGCCGACGAAGCCGTGGCAGATTACAGCCAGCGGCACGCGGTTCTTGCAACGCCCGGACCCTGCCTTGTCTGCGGATGGATAATGTATGCTCGCTGTAAGTTCCTCTCCATTGTGCCGGATGATAATATTCCGTTCCATTGCTGCATCCTCCCCTGAAAGCTGATTTATCTCAAATTATAATTATTCCGATTAAATTAGTATGATTTATACTTTATTATACGACTGACCTTAATTTATTGTCAACAACCTGCCTGAAGTACATTCTTCAATCTGCCAATATACAGCCCTATGCTGCAAACTTATGCTTCAAAAAAAGCCCCTTCTGCTCCCGCAGGAGCAAAAGAGGCGATTCTGAAGGCCTATGTCCGGCTCAATCGTAGCTGTCGTGAAACATATCATGGGTTTCCTGGCGGCCTTCCCAGCCCTCGAGACCGTTCTCCGGTGCCTCTCCCGCCGCTTCCCACAGACTGAAGCCGTCGGAATTGCCCCAGTCTCCTACTTCATTCGTTCCTGCAGGCGTGAAGCCGTCACCCGCAGACTTGCCCGGTTGCTGTTGATTCTCCAGATTCATAACGCTCCCTGCCTTTCTCAAGCTAATTTGGTGAAGCAGCCACATCATTAAGTGTTTACTCTTCCAAAAGGATTATTCAGGGATGGCTGAAAGTTAATGAAGCATGTTCTTCCGGCCAGAGCGAGGCTTGTCCTTGCACACTGCTGCTGCACAAACGTATACTCTAGTGGAAGGCTACCTGATCAATTCTACCTTGGAGGTATACGTCTATACCATGAAAGTCAAAGATATGATGAAGCAGAATAACATGCTGCGCGAGCAGATGACGCCGTTTAACCGTTCTTTCTATGAAGATATGCTTCTGTCCATGCGTGCCAGCTCCGTAGAGAGGGTCCGGGCGGAGGAGCTGCTGCTTGAAGCCGCTGAACTGCTGCTCAAAGGACAGGCCAAGGGCCGGAATGCCAAGCAAATTTTCGGGGAGCACCCTGATGATTATTTCAGAGAGATGATGTCCGGCAGGCCAGTGCGGCCTCCGCGCAGCAGACTGAATAACGCACTCATGATCTCTTTAACCGCCTTAAGTATTCTCTTCGGAGTGATGGGGGCGGCAGGCCTGATTATGCAGTGGAGCGGCGGGCCTGAAGAAATCTTCGGCCAAATCAGCATCTTCACCCTGTTTGTGGTAGGCGCCGGCTCTATTGCTCTGGTTGAGATTATCCTGAAATGGATGGCCTCCCTGCCGGGCGATGACCGTCCGCAGCCCAAAGCCTTCGACATCAAAGGTCTGGGTATCTACATCGGTATTGCCGTCGTAGCCGTATTCGCAGGGATGTTCCTCGATAATCTGTTTCCCGTCATCCGGATTGCCCCCTGGTTCAGCCTGGTGCTTGCAGCAGCAGGGGCCGTCTTGCTGAAGTTCACCTTCTTCAAATCATAACAGCTGTATTCTTGTTCAGATTCAGACAGGAGGAGACTCGTATGAAGAAGCTTATCATTCTAACCGCTGCTGCCTCTCTTCTGGCCGGGCTGCTGGCAGGAGGGGCCGCCCCCGCCCGTGCAGAGGGCAGCGTGAATAGCGGTACAGCCGCTGCCGCCGGCTCCGCCGTTACGAAGACGGCTGTTACCGGGACGCCCGTCCTAAGCCACGCCGAGGCCGTCTACCAGGCTGTGCTGCCGCTGCTCTCCTCGGGCAGGCTTTCCCAGGCTATTGCCTATATCAATGCCAATATGTACGCTGTCAGCCCTTATCAGGCCTCTGTCCTGACCTTGAGGCTCGAGAATCTGCATAAAGCGCTGCTGCCTGCCTGGGAATCCAAATTCAGCAGCAGTGAAGTCCAGCGGAAGCTGAACTCGGTCTATAAGGCAGGCGTCAGCATGGCGAAGCTTGCCGACAGTACGGATAACGCTGCCCTGCGCACGCTGCTGAGAAGTGCGGGAGAGAGCGGGTATAAGCTGGAGACGGCCGAAGGGGCCTTTTTCCCTGTGATTGATTATGCCGCCTACCGTAAGTACAAGCTGTACGTCACCGGGGATATCCGCGATTATATTACAATTATGGCTACCGAATCCGATCTGCCCCCGTCCAAGGACAACGGGCTTATCATTGCCTGGGGGGATGTTGCCGCCCGTACGCTCACGCAGGAGCAGTTCATTCAGGACTATCCGAAGTCGAACCGGCTCGCAGCAGTTAAGACGCTTTATACCCTGTATACCGCGAATACCTTCTACGGCCAGAACAATACGCCTCTGTTCCATTACGACAATCTGGAGATGGACCTGGAAGCGCAGAAGGCTTACAGCAGTATTCTGGCCAAGAACACGGACAGCAGCCCGTTCCTGGAGAAGCTCGACGGTTTCATGAAGCTGATGAAGAGCAACGGCTATCTGCTTGACGATACGGTGAAGCAGTATCTGAAGACTGAGGTGCCGCTCTCCTGAGCCCATCCTGTAAATCCTCTGCAATAATGGTTGATCATTATTCTATTTCTTCATGACAAAGACCCGCCCGGAGCGATTCCGGGCGGGTCTTTAATAGGCTGTTCCGCTTACAGCCTGCAGATTAGATCAGCATGTTAAACAGATTGACATCCTTGTTAATCTCAACATAATCTACGCCCTTCTGCTGCATCCGTTCGATTAGCGAAGCGTAGTCATCCTTATTCAGCAGCTCGATGCCGACAAGCGCCGGACCGTTCTCCTTATCGTTCTTCTTCGTATATTCAAACCGCGTAATATCATCCCCGGGCCCCAGCACCTCGGCCAGGAATTCCCGCAATGCGCCTGCACGCTGCGGGAAATTCACCATGAAGTAATGCTTAAGCCCTTCGTAGATAAGCGAACGCTCTTTGATTTCCTGCATCCGGTCAATATCATTATTGCCGCCGCTGACAATGCAGACTACGCTTTTGCCGCGGATCTGATCCCGGTACTGGTCAAGGGCAGCAATCGGCAGCGAGCCTGCCGGCTCCACAACGATCGCATTCTCGTTGTACAGCTCCAGAATGGTGGTACAAGCCTTGCCTTCCGGTACTTTGACCACATCATCCAGAAGCTGCGAGCAGATATCGAAGGTCAGGCCGCCAACCCGCTTGACCGCAGCACCGTCAACAAACTTGTTGATCTCCTTCAGGGTAACAACCTCACCGCACTCCATCGCCTCACTCATGGAGGCTGCTCCGGTCGGCTCTACACCGATAACCTTGGTCGCCGGACTTACAGTCTTCACATAGGTGGCTACACCTGCTGCCAGCCCGCCTCCGCCGATGGTAACGAAGACGAAATCAGCCGGCTTGTCCAGGTTCTCCATGATTTCCATGGCAATCGTACCGTTGCCGGCAATAATGCGCGGCTCGTCAAACGGATGAATCAGGGTCATGCTATGGTCAATGCAAGCCTGAAGCGCTTCATCGTAAGCATCGTCGAAGGTATCTCCCTTGAGAATGACCTCAACGAATTCGCCGCCGAAACGCCGGACCTGCTTAATCTTCTGATTCGGGGTAGTGCTCGGCATGAATACCTTGCCCTTGATACCGAGCGCCTTGCAGGAATAGGCCACACCCTGGGCATGGTTCCCTGCGCTTGCGCAGACAATGCCTTTGGCTCTGTCTTCAGCTGACAGGCTGCGGATCATATTATATGCGCCGCGGATCTTGAAGGAGCGGACAATCTGCAGATCCTCGCGTTTCAAATACACATTGCAGCCGTATTTCGCGGACAGTACCGCATCCAGCTGCAGCGGTGTGCGGACGATAACCTCCCGCAGCACATGATGTGCACGTACAATATCTTCCATTCCTACGATCCGGTTTTCGCCTTCTCTCATCTTTTCCTCGCCTCACTGTCTCTTTCTTATCGTTTCGCTTCTTGTAACATACTCTTCCAGGGACAATTTTTCAAGCCTTGTCCTCTGCAGGCAATACAACAATCCGCCTCCTGTGGATTTGTACAGAATATCCACCCATAAGCGGGGGCCTTAACAAAAAGCGGCCCCGGCTTATACCAGCCAGGACCGCCACAGCTTTACTTCTGCTATACCTTAAATCTGCTTACCGCTTTCAGCAGCTGTGCCGAGCTGAGCTTAATCTCCTCCATCTCGGCAACAATGCTGCCGGACTTGCCTATAATTTGCTCCGCTTCCGCAGCGATGACACCAGCCCCCTCTGCTCCCTCATTCGTAGCACTGCCGGTCTCACTGATTGCAGTGAGCATGCTCTGAATGGAAGCCAGCAGCTGCTCGGAGGTGGCACTGAAGTCGGTCACCAGCTCATCAAGATATTTCGCATCCTCACTGTAACGCTCTCCGGTCTCCTGCATGGAGTCATAATCCTTCAGCACCTGGTTGTCCATGAAGCGCAGCATGCTCTCCGCACCGTTTACCAGATTGGATACCGCATCAACCACCGCCCCCGTAACCCCCTGGATTTCGGTAACCGTCTCGCGCGAGTTATCCGCCAGCTTACGGATCTCCTCAGCCACAACAGCGAAGCCGCGGCCGGCTTCCCCCGCCCGGGCTGCTTCAATCGAGGCGTTCAGTGACAACAGGTTGGTCTGGGCGGCAATCTCCAGAATGGCTCCTGTCAGTGCATTGATCTGCGTGATCGACTTCGACTGTTCAATGGCCAGGCGCAGCTGCTCTTCGCTCTGGCCGTATATCCGGTCAGCCTGCGTACGCGATACTGCGGCCCCTTCTTTCAGCTGGTCAGCCCTCAGATTAATCTCGCGCGCCGCATCCGCCCCCTCCTGGGCTTTGCGGGCAATACCGCCAATCGCATTCCCGAACTCGATAGTGCTGGCGTTCATTTCCTCCATAGAGGCTGCCGTCTGCTGCATGCCCGCCGACAGTTCCTCCGTAATACCGGAAATATCAGTAATACTGCCGTCAAGCAGGGAGACATTCTTCTCCGTGTTCTCCACAGCAGCCGAGATGTTATGCGAGCTGCGCATAATCTCTTTAATCAGCGACTGCTGGGAGGAGATCATATCATTGAAGCCTTCAGCCAGTAAGCCGATCTCGCCCTTGGCGGTAACCTTCGCCCGCACCGACAAATCCCCGCTCATCGCCTTCCGGAATGCCGCAGTCAGGAGCGGAATTTGCTTCAGGATACTATTCGAGACGAAATAGAGCAGCAGGGACATCAAGGCAATGAAAGCAGCAATCGAGAGCACAAAGATCAGCTGGAACTGCCCCAGCTCCCGCTCCGCACTGTTCTGCGGTACAATCAGCGCTACAGCCCACTGGTTCTCCACCGCCGGAGAATATGAGACATAGCTGGCCTCCCCGTCAATATCCGTCTTAACGACATTTGAGCCCCACTGTACCATCTTATCGCCGACAGCCTTCCAGTCCGGACCGAGGTCAGCCATTGTTTTGAGCAGAATATAGTCCGTATTGGGATGGTAGATAAATCCGCCCTTCTTATCAATCAAGATGGCATATCCGCTGCCGTTATAATTGAAGGCGCTCAGGGTCTGCGTAATCTGCTCAGTCGAAATATCCGCTCCGGCTACCCCGATCAGCTTGCCTGAATCATCCAGAACCGGTGCACTGACCGTGACAACCATTTTACCGGAGGCCGCATCAATATAAGGATCTGTAACCGTTACACGCTTGTTCTTCGCCGTAACCGCATACCAGCCGCGCTCCTTCAGCACATAGTCTGCCGGCGGCTCGAACTCATCCTGTGTAATCAGTTTGTTCACCGAATCCAGCCCGATGTACATGTTAAGCAGGTTCTTATTGTTGCTCTTGATCAGATTCAGCGTACGGATCAGCCCGCTATAGCCGCTGGTCGTCTTAATGCTGTCCGCATCCTTCACCTGAGCGATGAAATCACGGACATAGGCATTGGCATTCACCAGCTCCACACTATCCGCCGCAGGCTGCAGCAGCTCATTGACCTTAACGCTGATTTCTCCTTTCTCATACGCCAGCGAGCTGTTCAGCCCGTCGACGATAATCTGCTTCGCATTGCTGTAAATGACTGCTGCTACAATAACAAAGATAGCAACTACGGAAATAATCACCGACAAGAACAGCTTGCCGCGTATACCCATATTGCTAAAAAATGATGTCAGCGCCTTCCATGCGGAGAAAAGCTTATTCCCCTGCTTCCCCGGGCCTTCCGGCTGTAGGCTTGGCTTCTCCCCCACTGCTCTAAGCTCAGGCATCGCCATGCCCGCAGCGTTGTCTTTCCTGCTCCTCCTCAGTGCCATAGGACTCCCCACCCTCACAATAAAATAAGCTCAGGCAATAAGCTCACCCGAATACTCCCTGTCTTTTCGACTTATTTCTGCAAAAAAACTCTTTATCCCTTTAACGTTTTACTCTGAGCTGTGAAAGAACTGTGTCCATGTCAGGTATTTTCAGAAAAACAGCAGATTAAACATACATTTCTCTATGAAAACAGGCTTCATTTACTAGATTTATCGGTTTTTTCAGGATAACGGGATATCCTATGTCAGGTTATCTACAAAAAAAATCACAACCCCGGAGGATTGTGATTGGTTCGCAGCAGCTATATTCTATTGTTTCATCATCCATTTCAGCAGATCCGGCATGCTTGCCCACAACCGCGAATGCATAATGACATATTCGATGGCTTCATTGGAGTCGCCCATTCCGACAAAATCCGGGAGATTATGCGGCAGCCGCTTCACTCCGAGCAGATAATCCGGCACATGCTTATTCACTCCGCGCGCTACACGGTAGAGCATCTTAAGCTGCGAGGTGATCCCGCTTTTCTTATATTCCAGGACGATCTTGTCATAGGCAAAAGCCGCTGCGGCTTCCTCCGCCTCATAATGCTTGATCATACGCTCCGCTTCATTCAACTGGTTGTTGTATAAATAGACGGCGGCCAGGAGATAGCGGGCACCGGTGTTATCCTCCGGATTAAGCTCCAGGATATGCTCAAGCGTCTGGACCGCTTCCTGCGCATTTCCGCCGAACCAGCAGGATTCGGCATAGCTTTTGCAGACAAGGATATAAGGCCGGGTCTCATGGAGGCCCCAGAAATAACCTTTGTTCTCGGTGAAAAAGGCTTCGCCCAGCTCACGTCCGCCTGCAGCCATCCCCGCTCTGAGGAATTTACGCGCCTCATGCTCGTTCTCCGATTCTTCAGCCAGTACCAGATACGCATCCGAGCTGTCCGGATACAGCTCCAGGGCCATCTCCGCCAGCTGCACCCGGCGCTTCGGGGAAGCAGCCTCTGCAGCCTTATGCAGAAGCAGCGCTGCCTGCTCGCGGGGAGTCCCTTGTCCCTGCACAGAGACCAGTTCATCCCCCTCACCGGCCATTCCGTATTCCTCGACATAGTTATATAGCTCTTTGACTTTACGGGAGAGTGTCGCGGTCGTAATCTCATATTTCTCCGCTAGCTCAGCCTGTGTCAGCATGAAGCCGTACTCCTCGGAGAGCAGATATTCGATAGCCGCGCAGAAAGAGCCGGCCTTCTTGACTGCCGGCTTAGTCCGGCGGGAATAGCCGTTCCACAGCACCAGCGCTTCGAGAATCAGCTCGCGGTCATATTGGCTGCGCATGCTCTCTATCAGCTGCAGCGCCAGCTGCTGATGGGCTGCATGCTCCCATTGCAGCTCGCTTGACACCATCTTCTTCAGCTTGGGCAAGGTCAGCTTGCTCACGGCCGGGACATCAGCCTCAGGAGCCGGCTGGGCTGGAATAACCTCCTGTGCCGCTGCATCCTCTGCATGAACCAGCCGCAATATGGACTGGGTTGCTGATTTTTCTTTATCCAGGCAGCATTTTTTATATTTTTTCCCGCTTCCGCATGGGCATGCTTCATTTCTTCCAACCTTAATCAAACCTTATTCCCCCTTAAATCTGTAACTACACCTTACCGCAGAATCGTCGCTGCAATTGTATGGTAGTATCATTTCCCGATTACGGGCACAAAATCAATTGAGTCCTGAATTGTAAAATAACCCCACAAAGTGGGGTTTTAACTTCGTTAATTACGCTGATACTTCACCGGGACCCCAAATCTTCTCTTTAAAAAAGGCCTTTCCATGAAAGGAAAGACCCTTTATCTGTATATATCCGCACATTTTCCCCCGTACGAGTAGTATTATAGCACTTCTCCTACTACTTGTCAGTCCTTTTTTTGGGACTTTTAGCGTATAATATCCCGGCAAACAGGCTTAAACCAGCGCCTTCATGGCAATGTCACTGCGGTTTTGCTTGCCCGTGAAAGTAATCTTCTCCGCACCGGCATAGGCAGCAGAACGTGCTTCGGCAATGTCCGCTCCCATGCCGACCACTCCCAGCACCCGGCCGCCGCTTGTCACCCAGCCCCCATCCTCACTGCGCGCGGTTCCGGCATGGAAGACCAGCCCTTGCGCAGCTTCCTCAAGCCCGCTGATTGGCACACCCTTCGGATACGGTCCGGGATACCCCTCTGAAGCCAGCACGACACAAACCGCTGCATCGCTGCTCCATTCAATCTCAATATCCGCCAGTCTGCCCTCTGTCACCGCCAGGAAAATCTCCAGCAGGTCACTCTTCAGCCGCGGAAGCACAACCTGAGTCTCGGGATCACCGAACCGGGCATTGAATTCAATCGTCTTCGGCTTGCCGTCCGGTGAGATCATCAGCCCGGCGAACAGCACGCCGCTGAACGGCCGCCCCTCAGCCACCATGGCCTTCGCGGTGGGCTCAATGATGGTGGTTACGGCCTCACGGATAATTGCCTCGTCAATATGCGGCAGCGGGGAATACGTGCCCATCCCGCCGGTGTTCGGCCCCTTATCGCCGTCGAATACCGGCTTATGGTCCTGCGCAGCTGCCATCGGACGTACGGTCTCCCCGTCGACAAAGGCGAGAATCGACATTTCCTGACCAGCCAGGAACTCCTCAATCACAACCTGTGCTCCGGCTTCCCCGAACACTTTGGCGACCATAATATCCTGCAGCGCCAGCTCCGCCTCCCCGCGGGAGTAGGCTACTGTCACCCCTTTGCCGGCAGCCAGACCGTCTGCCTTGATTACAATCGGCAGCTCCCGGGTACCCAAATAGGCAAGTGCACTCTCGTAATCGCTGAATTTCTCGTAGGCCGCTGTCGGGATGCTGTATTTATGCAGCAGATCCTTCATGAAGGTTTTGCTGCCTTCAATCTCTGCTGCATTCTTCCGCGGACCGAATACAGGAATCTGCTGGGCTTCAAAGGCATCCACGATGCCTGCTGCCAGCGGATCATCCGGCCCGATAACGGCAAGGCTTACCTGCTTCTCTTTGGCAAATGAGGTCAGCTTGTCGAACTCAAACACACCGATCGGCACACATTCGGCAAGCTGTGCAATCCCGGCGTTGCCGGGTGCGCAGTAGATTTTACCGGCTGCAGGGCTTTGGGACAGCTTCCAGATGATTGCATGCTCCCGCCCGCCGCCGCCGACTACTAAAATATCCATAACTCAGGCCCCTCCCGGTGTTCTAGTGTTTGAAATGGCGAACGCCGGTGAAGACCATGGCAATGCCGTATTCATTGGCTACCTTAATGGATTCCTCGTCCTTAATCGAGCCGCCCGGCTGAATTACTGCAGTAATACCGGCCTTGGCGGCCATCTCCAGTGTATCGCCCATAGGGAAGAAGGCATCGGAGGCCAGAACCGCACCCTTCGCTTTGTCTCCGGCCTGCTCAACCGCAATCTTGGCTGCGCCGACACGGTTCATCTGCCCCGCCCCTACGCCCACGGTCATATCATCTGCCGCCAGCACAATGGCATTGGACTTCACATGCTTCACGACCTTCCAGCCGAACAGCAGCTGCTTCAGCTCTTCCTCTGTCGGCTTGCGGTCTGTTACGACCTGCAGCTCGCTCTCATTTACGGAATGCACGTCACTCTCCTGCACCACCATGCCGCCCTCAATAGAGGTAACAACAAAGCTGGACTTCCGCGAAGCTGCCGTGCTGAGATTGCCGAGCTTAAGCAGGCGGATATTCTTTTTCTTGGTCAGAATCTCCAGCGCTTCTTCCGTGAAGCCCGGAGCCAGAACGATCTCAAGGAAAATATCCTTCAGCATATCCGCCGTATCCGCATTAATGATCCGGTTAGCGGCAACAATCCCTCCGAAGATAGAGGTAGGATCGGCATTATAAGCTTTCTGGTAAGCTTCATATACGCTTGCACCTACACCTACGCCGCAAGGATTCATATGCTTAACAGCCACAACCGCCGGCTCTTCGAATTCTTTTACAATCTGCAGTGCCGCATTGGCATCGTTAATATTGTTGTAGGACAGCTCTTTGCCGTGTAGCTGCTCTGCAGCGGTGAGTGTATCCTGCGCAGCCAGCGGCTTGCGGTAGAATGCCGCCTTCTGGTGCGGGTTCTCCCCGTAACGCAGATCCTGGATCTTCTCGTAAGTAACGGTATAGCGCTCCGGCAGCGGTTCACCGGTGACATTCGCCAGATAATCGGCGATCAGGGCATCGTAAGCCGCCGTGTGGCGGAAGACTTTGGCCGCAAGACGTTTGCGGGTGGCAAGCGTGGTATCTCCGCTGGCACGAATTTCCTCAAGCACTGTAGCGTAATCAGCCGCATCTACAACCACACTGACAAAGGCATGGTTCTTCGATGCAGAGCGCAGCATGGTCGGCCCGCCGATATCGATGTTCTCGATCGCTTCCTCGTACGACACATCCGGCTTCGCAATCGTCTCCGCGAACGGATACAGATTCACCACCACCAGGTCGATATAGTCAAGACCCAGCTCGTTCATCTGCCGTGTATGCTCCTCGTTATCACGAACAGCCAGAAGACCGCTGTGTACGGCCGGATGCAGCGTCTTCACGCGCCCGTCCATAATTTCGGGGAAGCCGGTCACATCGGAAATGCCGATGACCGGTACGCCTTCTTTAGCCAAAAGTGTGCTGGTGCCGCCTGTGGAAATAATCTCTACGCCTAATGCAGACAACTCGCGGCAAAATTCCACGATACCCTGTTTATCCGATACGCTGACCAGCGCTCTTTTGATACTCACTTTGAAAAGTCCTCCTCTGAAATGATCGAATTAGTGTTGCCCGGTGGTGCCGGGAATGCTAGCGGT encodes:
- the ilvA gene encoding threonine ammonia-lyase IlvA — its product is MREGENRIVGMEDIVRAHHVLREVIVRTPLQLDAVLSAKYGCNVYLKREDLQIVRSFKIRGAYNMIRSLSAEDRAKGIVCASAGNHAQGVAYSCKALGIKGKVFMPSTTPNQKIKQVRRFGGEFVEVILKGDTFDDAYDEALQACIDHSMTLIHPFDEPRIIAGNGTIAMEIMENLDKPADFVFVTIGGGGLAAGVATYVKTVSPATKVIGVEPTGAASMSEAMECGEVVTLKEINKFVDGAAVKRVGGLTFDICSQLLDDVVKVPEGKACTTILELYNENAIVVEPAGSLPIAALDQYRDQIRGKSVVCIVSGGNNDIDRMQEIKERSLIYEGLKHYFMVNFPQRAGALREFLAEVLGPGDDITRFEYTKKNDKENGPALVGIELLNKDDYASLIERMQQKGVDYVEINKDVNLFNMLI
- a CDS encoding alpha/beta fold hydrolase: MERNIIIRHNGEELTASIHYPSADKAGSGRCKNRVPLAVICHGFVGSRIGVDRIFVKAARELAQDGYMVIRFDYIGCGESSGNYGSQDMESMIEQTRAVLDYGISSADVDPQRVTLIGHSLGGAVALLAGIRDRRVKNLVLWSAVGYPFNDIVKIVGREAYDRSVKSGAADYAGYSFTPVYFNSLAAFQPFQEAGKFGGDVLVIHGTSDDVIPVDYAFLYQKLFWTRPEGRCDKEIIFQGDHTFSSGAAQEQVLKRTREWMNQQEHLQEEWQNWMI
- a CDS encoding DUF3048 domain-containing protein → MTMNRSSFRPIYAIVLAAALLSACGAENVADMPVPTATPAADPQPTAEAVPSPTVTPAAEAVSGLTGLPPAEGSLPRPLAVMINNAPAARPQSGISEADILYEVLAEGGITRLIGIFQSHTGVVKIGPIRSIRPYLLDIGESYGAVTVHAGGSPAAYAILQKQKKEDMDEIGRAGAYFWRDKERKAPHNLYSNAAKLREGAGKLGFAAEAEVPGLLFTDPDYVPTTGNPALEFDVSFLLKSYTVGYKYNEEQRTYLRSVNGKPHLDLNNGAAVAAANIIVMGSDHKVLDDVGRLQVDVELGGSAVLFQRGVAIQGKWSRRPGDIIRFVKEDGKEALMYPGITHILIVPNSPSFNSHINYSPASNPA
- a CDS encoding DUF1129 family protein, encoding MKVKDMMKQNNMLREQMTPFNRSFYEDMLLSMRASSVERVRAEELLLEAAELLLKGQAKGRNAKQIFGEHPDDYFREMMSGRPVRPPRSRLNNALMISLTALSILFGVMGAAGLIMQWSGGPEEIFGQISIFTLFVVGAGSIALVEIILKWMASLPGDDRPQPKAFDIKGLGIYIGIAVVAVFAGMFLDNLFPVIRIAPWFSLVLAAAGAVLLKFTFFKS
- a CDS encoding methyl-accepting chemotaxis protein; translation: MALRRSRKDNAAGMAMPELRAVGEKPSLQPEGPGKQGNKLFSAWKALTSFFSNMGIRGKLFLSVIISVVAIFVIVAAVIYSNAKQIIVDGLNSSLAYEKGEISVKVNELLQPAADSVELVNANAYVRDFIAQVKDADSIKTTSGYSGLIRTLNLIKSNNKNLLNMYIGLDSVNKLITQDEFEPPADYVLKERGWYAVTAKNKRVTVTDPYIDAASGKMVVTVSAPVLDDSGKLIGVAGADISTEQITQTLSAFNYNGSGYAILIDKKGGFIYHPNTDYILLKTMADLGPDWKAVGDKMVQWGSNVVKTDIDGEASYVSYSPAVENQWAVALIVPQNSAERELGQFQLIFVLSIAAFIALMSLLLYFVSNSILKQIPLLTAAFRKAMSGDLSVRAKVTAKGEIGLLAEGFNDMISSQQSLIKEIMRSSHNISAAVENTEKNVSLLDGSITDISGITEELSAGMQQTAASMEEMNASTIEFGNAIGGIARKAQEGADAAREINLRADQLKEGAAVSRTQADRIYGQSEEQLRLAIEQSKSITQINALTGAILEIAAQTNLLSLNASIEAARAGEAGRGFAVVAEEIRKLADNSRETVTEIQGVTGAVVDAVSNLVNGAESMLRFMDNQVLKDYDSMQETGERYSEDAKYLDELVTDFSATSEQLLASIQSMLTAISETGSATNEGAEGAGVIAAEAEQIIGKSGSIVAEMEEIKLSSAQLLKAVSRFKV
- a CDS encoding class III extradiol ring-cleavage dioxygenase, with amino-acid sequence MKLPAFFIAHGSPLLALEDNEYTRFLARLGSDLGKPRGIVVFSAHWDSPQQLLTVDAQHEAQHDFYGFPEEMYKQSYPAPGDPALSSRISALFKDHNLPSQPVLGRGLDHGVWVILQKMFPQADIPVVALSVDSLRSPEEQYNIGRMLAPLREEGILLLGSGGLVHNLRLLKQDDQPERWALDFDAWIEEKLTAWDIASLFAFEKLAPHAREAVPTYGREHFVPLFYIMGTAHEGRKAQRMIQAYQYGTLSLNCWMAD